One part of the Eubalaena glacialis isolate mEubGla1 chromosome 19, mEubGla1.1.hap2.+ XY, whole genome shotgun sequence genome encodes these proteins:
- the GRIN2C gene encoding glutamate receptor ionotropic, NMDA 2C: MGGALGPALLLTSLLGAWAGLGPGQGEQAVTVAVVFGSSGPPQAQARTRLTPQSFLDLPLEIQPLTVGVNDSNPSSLLTQICGLLGTARVHGIVFEDNVDTEAVAQILDFISFQTHVPILSISGGSAVVLTPKEPGSAFLQLGVSLEQQLQVLFKVLEEYDWSAFAVITSLRPGHALFLESVRAVAEASYVGWRLLDVLTLELGPGGTRAHTQRLLRQLDAPVLVAYCSREEAEVLFAEAAQAGLVGPGHVWLVPNLALGSTDAPPAAFPVGLISVVTESWRLSLRQKVRDGVAILALGAHGYRRQHGTLPAPAGECRGHPGPVSPARKAFYRHLLNVTWEGRDFSFSPGGYLVQPTMVVIALNRHRLWEMVGRWDHGVLHMKYPVWPRYSASLQPVVDSRHLTVATLEERPFVIVESPDPGTGGCVPNTVPCRRHGNHTFSSGDTAPYTKLCCKGFCIDILKKLAKVVKFSYDLYLVTNGKHGKRVRGVWNGMIGEVYYKRADMAIGSLTINEERSEIVDFSVPFVETGISVMVARSNGTVSPSAFLEPYSPAVWVMMFVMCLTVVAITVFMFEYFSPVSYNRSLTSGKKSGGPSFTIGKSVWLLWALVFNNSVPIENPRGTTSKIMVLVWAFFAVIFLASYTANLAAFMIQEQYIDTVSGLSDKKFQRPQDQYPPFRFGTVPNGSTERNIRSNYRDMHTHMVKFNQRSVEDALSSLKMGKLDAFIYDAAVLNYMAGKDEGCKLVTIGSGKVFATTGYGIAMQKDSHWKRAIDLALLQFLGDGETQKLETVWLSGICQNEKNEVMSSKLDIDNMAGVFYMLLVAMGLALLVFAWEHLVYRKLRHSVPSASRLDFLLAFSRGIYSCFSGVQSLASPARPPSPDLTAGSAQVSVLKMLQAARDMVTTAGVSSSLDRATRTIESWGGGRRAPPPPACPSPRPPTPGPSPEPSPTGCGPPGGGRTALGRRAPQPPGRPPTPGSSLPDVSRVSGRPAWEARWPLVAGRGGRHLSASERRALPERPLSPERCHYSSFPRADRSGCPFLPLFPEPPEPEDLSLLGPEQLARREALLRAAWARGSRPRHASLLSSVTEAFARPSSEPSRCARPACGRWTQAQSMRLPSYREACQEGVWAGIPPWPHGQHACLHAHAHLPLCWGAVCPHLPPCASHGPWLPGAWGPPGHRGRTLGLSTEYRDTGGLEEVSRVACGVHGFPRPCTWRRISSLESEV, translated from the exons ATGGGTGGGGCCCTGGGGCCggccctgctgctcacctccCTCCTCGGtgcctgggcagggctgggcccggGGCAGGGCGAGCAGGCTGTGACGGTGGCCGTGGTGTTTGGCAGCTCGGGGCCACCGCAGGCCCAGGCCCGTACCCGCCTCACCCCCCAGAGCTTCCTGGACCTGCCCCTGGAGATCCAGCCACTCACTGTGGGTGTCAACGACAGCAACCCCAGCAGTCTTCTCACCCAGATCTGCGGGCTCCTGGGCACTGCCCGGGTCCACGGCATCGTCTTTGAGGACAACGTGGACACCGAGGCCGTGGCCCAGATCCTCGACTTCATCTCCTTCCAGACCCACGTGCCTATCCTCAGCATCAGTGGGGGCTCTGCTGTGGTCCTCACCCCCAAG gAGCCGGGCTCCGCCTTCCTGCAGCTGGGCGTGTCCCTGGAGCAGCAACTGCAGGTGCTGTTCAAGGTGCTGGAGGAGTACGACTGGAGCGCGTTCGCCGTGATCACCAGCCTGCGCCCGGGCCACGCGCTCTTCCTCGAGAGCGTGCGCGCCGTCGCCGAGGCCAGCTACGTGGGCTGGCGGCTGCTGGACGTGCTCACGCTGGAGCTGGGCCCCGGCGGGACGCGCGCCCACACCCAGCGCCTGCTGCGCCAGCTCGACGCCCCGGTGCTGGTGGCCTACTGCTCGCGCGAGGAGGCCGAGGTGCTCTTCGCCGAGGCGGCCCAGGCCGGCCTGGTGGGGCCCGGGCACGTGTGGCTGGTGCCCAACCTGGCGCTGGGCAGCACCGACGCGCCCCCCGCCGCCTTCCCCGTGGGCCTCATCAGCGTCGTCACCGAGAGCTGGCGCCTCAGCCTGCGCCAGAAAGTCCGCGACGGCGTGGCCATCCTGGCCCTCGGCGCCCACGGCTACCGGCGCCAGCACGGCACCCTGCCCGCCCCGGCTGGGGAGTGCCGCGGCCACCCTGGGCCTGTCAGCCCTGCCCGGAAGGCCTTCTACAG GCACCTGCTGAATGTCACCTGGGAGGGCCGGGACTTCTCCTTCAGCCCTGGTGGGTACCTGGTCCAGCCCACCATGGTGGTGATCGCCCTCAACCGGCACCGCCTCTGGGAGATG GTGGGGCGCTGGGACCATGGTGTCCTCCACATGAAGTACCCGGTGTGGCCTCGCTACAGTGCCTCCCTGCAGCCCGTGGTGGACAGCCGGCACCTGACGGTGGCCACGCTGGAAGAGCGACCCTTTGTCATCGTGGAGAGCCCCGACCCTGGCACAGGCGGCTGCGTGCCCAACACTGTGCCCTGCCGCCGGCATGGCAACCACACCTTCAG cagtggtgacACGGCCCCCTACACCAAGCTTTGCTGTAAGGGCTTCTGCATCGACATCCTCAAGAAGCTGGCCAAGGTGGTCAAGTTCTCCTACGACCTGTACCTGGTGACCAACGGCAAGCATGGCAAGAGGGTGCGCGGCGTGTGGAACGGCATGATCGGGGAG GTGTACTACAAGCGGGCAGACATGGCCATTGGCTCCCTCACCATCAATGAGGAGCGCTCCGAGATCGTGGACTTCTCTGTGCCCTTCGTGGAGACGGgcatcagcgtgatggtggctcGCAGCAACGGCACCGTCTCCCCCTCGGCCTTCCTGG AGCCCTACAGCCCTGCCGTGTGGGTAATGATGTTTGTCATGTGCCTCACCGTGGTGGCCATCACCGTCTTCATGTTCGAGTACTTCAGCCCCGTCAGCTACAACCGGAGCCTCACCAGCGGCAAGA AGTCTGGGGGCCCGTCCTTCACCATCGGCAAGTCTGTGTGGCTGCTCTGGGCACTGGTCTTCAACAACTCGGTGCCCATCGAGAACCCCCGGGGCACCACCAGCAAGATCATGGTCCTGGTCTGGGCTTTCTTCGCCGTCATCTTCCTTGCCAGCTACACTGCCAACTTGGCCGCCTTCATGATCCAGGAGCAGTACATCGACACTGTGTCTGGCCTCAGTGACAAGAAG TTCCAGCGGCCTCAGGATCAGTACCCGCCCTTCCGCTTCGGCACCGTACCCAACGGCAGCACGGAGCGGAACATCCGCAGCAACTACCGTGACATGCACACCCACATGGTCAAGTTCAACCAGCGCTCAGTGGAGGACGCGCTTAGCAGCCTCAAGATGGG GAAGCTGGATGCCTTCATCTATGACGCTGCTGTCCTCAACTACATGGCGGGCAAGGACGAGGGCTGCAAGCTGGTCACCATCGGCTCTGGCAAGGTCTTTGCCACCACCGGCTATGGCATCGCCATGCAGAAGGACTCCCACTGGAAGCGGGCCATAGACCTGGCGCTCCTGCAGTTCCTGGGGGACG GGGAGACCCAGAAGCTGGAGACGGTGTGGCTCTCGGGGATCTGCCAGAATGAGAAGAACGAGGTGATGAGCAGCAAGCTGGACATCGACAACATGGCCGGCGTCTTCTACATGCTGCTCGTGGCCATGGGGCTCGCCCTGCTGGTCTTCGCCTGGGAGCACCTGGTCTACCGGAAGCTGCGCCACTCGGTGCCCAGCGCGTCCCGGCTGGACTTCCTGCTGGCCTTCAGCAGG GGCATCTACAGCTGCTTCAGCGGGGTGCAGAGCCTGGCCAGCCCCGCGCGGCCGCCCAGCCCGGACCTCACCGCCGGCTCGGCCCAGGTCAGCGTGCTCAAGATGCTGCAGGCGGCGCGCGACATGGTGACCACGGCGGGCGTGAGCAGCTCCCTGGACCGCGCCACGCGCACCATCGAGAGCTGGGGCGGCGGCCGCCGTGCGCCCCCGCCGCCCGCCTGCCCCAGTCCGCGGCCGCCCACCCCCGGCCCGTCCCCCGAGCCGAGCCCCACGGGCTGCGGGCCGCCGGGCGGGGGCCGCACCGCGCTGGGGCGTAGGGCCCCGCAGCCCCCGGGCCGCCCCCCGACGCCCGGGTCCTCCCTACCCGACGTCTCTCGGGTGTCTGGCCGGCCGGCCTGGGAGGCGCGGTGGCCGTTGGTGGCCGGGCGCGGCGGGCGGCACCTCTCGGCCTCCGAGCGGCGCGCGCTCCCGGAGCGCCCTCTGTCGCCCGAGCGCTGTCACTACAGCTCCTTCCCTCGAGCCGACCGGTCAGGGTGCCCCTTCCTTCCGCTCTTTCCGGAGCCCCCCGAGCCCGAGGACCTGTCGCTGCTCGGGCCGGAGCAGCTGGCCCGGCGGGAGGCTCTCCTGCGCGCGGCCTGGGCCCGAGGTTCGCGCCCGCGCCACGCTTCCCTGCTCAGCTCGGTGACCGAGGCCTTCGCCCGGCCCAGCTCGGAGCCCTCCCGGTGTGCCCGCCCGGCCTGCGGGCGCTGGACCCAGGCGCAGTCGATGCGGCTGCCGTCCTACCGGGAGGCCTGCcaggagggggtgtgggcagggatCCCCCCCTGGCCGCACGGACAGCACGCCTGCCTCCACGCCCATGCCCACCTGCCGCTTTGCTGGGGGGCTGTCTGCCCTCACCTCCCACCCTGTGCCAGCCACGGCCCCTGGCTTCCTGGGGCTTGGGGGCCTCCGGGGCACAGGGGCAGGACCCTGGGGCTGAGCACAGAATACAGGGACACTGGGGGGCTGGAAGAGGTCAGCAGGGTGGCCTGTGGGGTGCACGGCTTCCCCCGACCTTGCACCTGGAGGCGGATCTCCAGCTTGGAGTCAGAAGTGTGA
- the FDXR gene encoding NADPH:adrenodoxin oxidoreductase, mitochondrial isoform X3, with protein sequence MGNRGLCGERGFRQQFSTQEQTPQICVVGSGPAGFYTAQHLLKHHSRAHVDIYEKQLVPFGLVRFGVAPDHPEVKNVINSFTRTAHSDRCAFHGNVVVGRDVTVQELRDAYHAVVLSYGAEDHQTLEIPGEELPGVFSARAFVGWYNGLPENRELAPDLSCDTAVVLGQGNVALDVARILLTPPEHLEVLLLCQKTDITEAALGALRQSQVKTVWIVGRRGALQVAFTIKELREMIQLPGTRPILDPADFLGLQDRIKEVPRPRKRLMELLLRAATEKPGVAEAARWASASRAWGLRFFRSPQQVLPSPDGRRAAGIRLAVTRLEGVGEATRAVPTGDVEDLPCGLVLSSIGYKSRPIDPSVPFDPKLGVIPNTEGRVVDVPGLYCSGWVKRGPTGVITTTMTDSFVTGQILLQDLKAGLLPSGPRPGYAAVKALLSSRGVWPVSFSDWEKLDAEEVSRGQGVGKPREKLLDPQEMLRLLGR encoded by the exons CACCACTCCCGGGCCCACGTGGACATCTACGAGAAGCAGCTGGTGCCCTTCGGCCTGGTGCGCTTTGGCGTGGCGCCCGACCACCCCGAGGTGAAG AATGTCATCAACAGTTTTACCCGGACAGCCCACTCTGACCGCTGTGCCTTCCACGGCAACGTGGTAGTGGGCAGGGATGTGACTGTGCAGGAGCTGCGGGACGCCTACCACGCCGTGGTGCTG AGCTATGGGGCAGAGGACCATCAGACCCTGGAGATCCCCGGAGAGGAGCTGCCTGGCGTGTTCTCAGCCCGGGCCTTTGTGGGCTGGTACAATGGGCTTCCTGAGAACCGGGAG CTGGCGCCGGACCTGAGCTGTGACACGGCCGTGGTCCTGGGGCAGGGGAATGTGGCTCTGGATGTGGCCCGGATCCTGCTGACGCCACCTGAGCACCTGGAG GTCCTCCTTTTGTGCCAGAAAACGGATATCACGGAGGCTGCCCTGGGGGCACTGAGACAGAGTCAGGTGAAGACGGTGTGGATAGTGGGCCGACGTGGAGCCCTGCAAGTGGCCTTCACCATTAAG GAGCTTCGGGAGATGATTCAGTTACCGGGAACTCGGCCCATTTTGGATCCTGCGGATTTCTTGGGCCTTCAGGACAGAATCAAGG AGGTCCCTCGCCCAAGGAAGCGGCTGATGGAACTACTGCTTCGAGCAGCCACGGAGAAGCCAGGGGTGGCGGAGGCTGCCCGCTGGGCATCGGCCTCCCGCGCCTGGGGCCTCCGCTTTTTCCGAAGCCCGCAGCAGGTGCTGCCCTCGCCAGATGGGCGGCGAGCGGCAGGCATCCGCCTGGCAGTCACCAGACTGGAG GGTGTTGGTGAGGCCACCCGGGCAGTGCCCACTGGAGACGTGGAGGACCTCCCCTGTGGGCTGGTGCTGAGCAGCATTGGGTATAAGAGCCGCCCCATCGACCCCAGTGTGCCCTTTGACCCCAAACTCGGGGTCATCCCCAATACGGAGGGCCGGGTTGTGGATGTGCCAG GCCTCTACTGCAGCGGCTGGGTGAAGCGGGGGCCCACAGGTGTCATCACCACTACCATGACTGACAGCTTCGTCACCGGCCAGATTCTGCTGCAGGACCTGAAAGCGGGGCTGCTGCCGTCTGGCCCCAGGCCTGGCTATGCGGCCGTCAAGGCCCTGCTCAGCAGCCGAG GGGTCTGGCCTGTGTCCTTCTCGGACTGGGAGAAGCTGGATGCCGAGGAGGTGTCCCGGGGCCAGGGTGTGGGGAAGCCCAGGGAGAAGCTGCTGGATCCTCAGGAGATGCTGCGGCTGCTGGGACGCTGA